One window of the Camelina sativa cultivar DH55 chromosome 1, Cs, whole genome shotgun sequence genome contains the following:
- the LOC104744702 gene encoding serine/threonine-protein kinase AtPK1/AtPK6, which translates to MVSSQRPVPNKIQKQQYLSISPSYSVLKDDDVELEFSDVFGPLPEEANDIVYDEPAVVYSRSHSLVGPSSLDSHSLKLTKLTLRETEDSIDLVECIEGESLKENDEFSGNDDSDSDKALEGDLAKVSGVVGKDDFEILKVVGKGAFGKVYQVRKKETSEIYAMKVMRKDHIMEKNHAEYMKAERDILSKIDHPFIVQLKYSFQTKYRLYLVLDFINGGHLFFQLYHQGLFKEDLARVYTAEIVSAVSHLHEKGIMHRDLKPENVLMDTDGHVMLTDFGLAKEFEENTRSNSMCGTTEYMAPEIVRGKGHDKAADWWSVGILLYEMLTGKPPFMGSKGKIQQKIVKDKIKLPKFLSNEAHALLKGLLAKEPERRLGSGPTGAEEIKKHKWFNGINWKKLEAREVQPSFKPEVSGRQCIANFDKCWTEMSVLDSPASSPSSDPKANPFTNFTYVRPPPSFLQRSTSNL; encoded by the exons ATGGTTTCCTCACAGCGTCCTGTCCCCAACAAGATCCAGAAACAGCAATATCTATCCATCAGCCCTTCATATTCTGTTTtgaaagatgatgatgttgaacTTGAGTTCTCTGATGTGTTTGGTCCACTCCCTGAAGAGGCCAATGATATTGTCTACGACGAGCCTGCTGTTGTCTACAGTCGATCCCACTCATTGGTTGGCCCCTCTTCCCTCGATAGTCATTCTTTGAAGCTCACCAAGCTCACCTTACGTGAGACTGAGGACTCTATTGACTTGGTGGAATGTATTGAAGGCGAATCCTTAAAGGAAAACGATGAATTCTCTGGTAATGACGACAGTGACAGTGACAAAGCTCTAGAGGGAGATCTGGCCAAAGTCTCAGGTGTAGTAGGCAAagatgattttgagattttgaagGTTGTTGGGAAAGGTGCATTTGGGAAAGTTTACCAGGTCAGGAAAAAGGAGACCTCTGAGATATACGCAATGAAGGTCATGAGGAAAGATCACATTATGGAGAAGAACCATGCAGAATACATGAAAGCTGAGCGCGATATTCTTTCCAAAATTGATCATCCTTTTATCGTTCAACTTAAGTACTCTTTTCAG ACCAAGTATAGGTTGTACCTTGTGCTTGACTTTATAAACGGAGGGCATCTTTTCTTCCAGCTCTATCACCAAGGGCTTTTCAA AGAGGACTTGGCTCGTGTGTACACTGCAGAAATTGTCTCTGCAGTTTCCCATCTCCATGAGAAAGGCATAATGCATAGAGATCTAAAACCTGAAAACGTACTCATGGACACAGATGGTCACGTGATGTTAACAGATTTCGGTTTAGCAAAGGAATttgaagaaaacacaagatCAAACTCCATGTGCGGAACCACGGAGTATATGGCACCTGAAATCGTTCGAGGAAAAGGACATGATAAAGCGGCTGACTGGTGGAGCGTAGGGATTCTTCTGTATGAAATGCTCACAGGAAAG CCTCCGTTTATGGGAAGCAAAGGAAAGATACAGCAGAAAATCGTGAAGGACAAGATCAAGCTTCCGAAGTTTCTTTCTAATGAAGCTCATGCTTTACTGAAAGGG CTGCTGGCAAAAGAGCCAGAAAGGCGACTGGGAAGTGGACCGACTGGAGCAGAGGAGATTAAAAAGCACAAATGGTTTAATGGAATAAACTGGAAGAAGCTGGAAGCTAGAGAAGTACAACCAAGTTTCAAGCCTGAAGTATCGGGAAGACAATGCATAGCAAACTTCGACAAGTGTTGGACTGAAATGTCAGTTTTGGATTCCCCGGCAAGCAGTCCGAGTTCGGATCCAAAGGCCAATCCATTTACCAACTTCACATACGTGAGGCCTCCTCCTTCATTCCTTCAACGATCCACATCCAATTTGTAG
- the LOC104744797 gene encoding uncharacterized protein LOC104744797, whose protein sequence is MAGRAIYPVTSSPSLCIPYSAASSSSISLSRLALPVRVSPRTNRFPRINCSMSANDIKAGTNIEVDGAPWRVLEFLHVKPGKGAAFVRTKIRNYVNGSTVERTFRAGISVEEANIYKETKQFTYKDGSQFVFMDLTTYEETRLNESDMGDKTKWLKEGMDCILLYWKDKVIDFDLPITVKLKIVDVDPGLRGDTAQGGSKPATLETGAVVTVPLFINVGEEILVDTRTGAYMNRA, encoded by the exons ATGGCGGGAAGAGCGATATATCCAGTAACTTCATCTCCATCCTTGTGCATACCTTATTCAgctgcttcatcttcatcgatcTCACTATCTCGATTGGCGCTCCCTGTGCGGGTTTCTCCCCGAACCAACAGATTTCCCA GGATTAACTGCTCTATGTCTGCTAACGACATCAAAGCCGGAACCAATATCGAAGTCGATGGTGCTCCTTGGCGTGTTCTTG AGTTTCTTCATGTGAAACCAGGGAAAGGTGCGGCATTTGTGAGGACTAAGATCAGGAATTATGTTAATGGCAGCACAGTGGAGAGAACGTTTCGTGCTGGGATTTCT GTCGAGGAAGCTAACATATACAAAGAAACCAAACAGTTCACATACAAAGATGGGTCTCAGTTTGTTTTCATGGATTTG ACCACATACGAAGAAACACGTCTTAACGAATCTGATATGGGTGACAAGACGAAATGGCTGAAAGAAGGCATGGATTGCATTTTGCTCTATTGGAAAGACAAG GTTATCGATTTCGATCTACCGATTACAGTTAAGTTGAAAATTGTTGACGTTGATCCTGGCCTTCGCGGTGACACTGCACAAG GTGGATCAAAGCCAGCGACACTGGAAACAGGTGCAGTAGTTACTGTACCGCTCTTTATTAACGTAGGTGAAGAGATATTGGTGGACACTAGAACCGGTGCATACATGAACCGGGCATGA